A stretch of Microbulbifer sp. SAOS-129_SWC DNA encodes these proteins:
- a CDS encoding DUF1330 domain-containing protein, translating into MWKPVCAMLSAVALSGCVYVNVADSDALYHSDECDLPAYLVYTGVPRDPAALTEYQQALAHSVREQDYHGRLLNDTNSWGIIADNEASDQTVLITRFPCLQKVQSFLHGKENRKLENLRERAGNFTFAVYPAASAGR; encoded by the coding sequence TGCGCCATGCTCAGCGCCGTTGCTCTCTCCGGTTGTGTCTACGTCAACGTCGCCGATAGCGATGCGCTCTACCATTCGGACGAGTGTGATCTCCCCGCTTACCTGGTCTACACCGGCGTACCGAGGGATCCCGCCGCGCTGACCGAGTACCAGCAGGCGCTCGCACACAGCGTGCGCGAGCAGGACTACCACGGCCGCCTGCTCAATGACACCAACTCATGGGGCATCATCGCGGACAACGAGGCCAGTGACCAGACTGTGCTGATTACCCGCTTCCCGTGCCTGCAAAAGGTCCAATCCTTCCTGCACGGTAAGGAAAACCGCAAGCTCGAAAACCTGCGCGAGCGCGCAGGTAACTTTACCTTTGCGGTTTATCCCGCGGCTTCTGCAGGACGCTGA